The genome window GCCATGCTTAAAGAAAGAAACGAAGTGGTTTCAAAGCTTGAAGGCCGCATTAGAGAAACAGATGCCAAGGGTACAGAGAAGATAAATCAGCTGGTCATGAGATACGAAAAAGAAATCGGTCTTATGAAAGACGAACATAAAATGGAAAAGAAGAGACTGACCGATAATAACGCACGCCGTATGGATGAAATGGAGAAAACTCACAGATTCCAAATGGAAAGTGATAAAGTTTCAGCGAAGTCTCGCGAAGACCAATTGAAAGAAAAATTCGAAAGAAATATCTCTCAGATGGAAATTAAACACGATGAAGAAAAAATTAGGATGGCGACAGTTTTAAAAAGGTAGTACTTGCCCCAGCAAGTACTGTAAGCCAGATAAGACTGAAAATACACACCATAGAAAGTAAACAAAATGCTCGCTGATCGACGCGTTAAGATAGTATCAACATTAGGCCCAGCTTCAAATACACCGCAGATGATTGAAAATCTCATCCGTGCAGGCGTTAACGTCTTTAGGCTGAATTTTTCTCATTCTAGCCATGAAGAACACTTCAAGGTATTCACTCATATCCGAGCACTATCAAAAAAACTCAATGCTCCGGTAACAATCCTTCAGGATTTACAAGGTCCAAAGATCAGAGTGGGGAAATTGAAAGAACCTATTTTAAATCTAGAAGATGGCAAAGAGATCACGCTGACAACGGAAGAAGTTCTTGGTGATGAAAAAAGAATTTCTATCGACTATAAAAAACTTCACGAATTTGCTAAACCAGGGATGAAAGTCCTTTTGGATGATGGTTTGATTGAAATGGTCATTGTCTCTGTAAAAGGAAAAGACATTCATTGTAAGATTATTTTTGGAGGCGAGCTTAAAGAAAGAAAAGGTGTAAACATTCCTGGTGCTCAACTCGATATCGAGTGTATGACTGAAAAAGATTTTAAGGATCTGGAATTTGGAATTAAAAACGAAGTGGATTACATCGCTTTGAGTTTTGTTCGTCACGAAGACGATATTGTAAAATTAAGAAAAATTTTAGAAGAAAGAAATTCGAAAGCTAGAATCGTTGCAAAAATTGAAATGCTTGAGGCTTTAACTCGGCTTGAGCAAATCATTCATAAGAGTGATGCTGTCATGGTTGCTAGAGGGGACTTGGCCGTTGAGGTGGGGCAAACTCAGCTGGCACAAACCCAAAAAAGTATTATCCAGCTATCCAATAGTTTAGGAAAGCCTGTAATTACTGCGACACAAATGCTTGAAAGTATGACAAAAAATCCAAGGCCAACAAGAGCTGAGGTGACAGATGTTTCTAATGCAGTTCTAGATGGCTCAGATGCTTTGATGCTATCTGCAGAAACTGCGAGTGGAAAGTATCCTGTTCGCTGTGTGCAAACGATGCACGAAGTGATCGTGGAGGTTGAAAGAACAATCCAGCATTATTATAATTTAAATGTGAATGCAGAATTCTTAAGTGTGGCCGAAGCAATTGCTGCGAGTGCGTGTTTAACTGCACTAAAACTCAATGCAAAAGCGATTATATGTCTTACAACATCAGGAAAGACCGCGCGTCTAATAGCTTCCTTTAGGCCGAAAGCGCAGATCTTTGCAGCAACCCATGTCGTAGATGTTTTGAATAAATTAGAGCTCATTTGGGGAATCCAAACGCTAACTGTAGATCCTTATGAAAGTTCAGAGGGCGCGCTCCAGCAGATTGAAGCCATTCTTTTGAGTTTTAATCTGGTTGAGCCTGGCGACAAAATTATTTTAACACTAGGTATTCCTGTTCCAGAAAGAGGAACGACAAACTCTCTTAGAGTGCATACAGTTCAGGGTAATAATTTAAAGCCAATCGAAGATTTACCATTGAGGTTTAAGTAATGGCAGATGTATCAAAGAAGCTTGAAAAAGGTCAGTTATTATTTAGAGAAGGTGATGCTTCTGATTCAATGTATGTTGTTAAAAAAGGACGTATCGCGATTACTAAAACCAAAGGCGATTCTGAAGTAGAGCTTGCGAATATGGGCCCAGGGCAAATGTTTGGAGAGATGGCTTTCTTTGACCAAAAACCAAGAAGTGCAAATGCTCGAGCGATGGCCGAATCCGAAATTATTGCCTTACCTTTTGCGAACTTAGAAGCTCATTTTAAAGCGATGCCCGAATGGTTAAAGTCCATGGTAAAAACCATAAATGAGCATCTAAGGGAAGCCAATAAGAAGATTAAAATATTAGAAAAAGCTCAAGGTGCGGACAGTAAAACTTTTCCGCCTCATACGATCACTAAACTTTGCGCGATCATCGGCTTGGTGACAGAAAGATACGGTGAAAAAGACGATAAGGGTTTAGTCGTTCCAACGACTCTCCTTCGTAATTACACGATCCAGGTCTTTCAAGAGCCAACGACAAAGATGGAAAAAATGCAGCAAATCCTCCAAAGTATCGGTGTGATGACGGTTGAGG of Bdellovibrionota bacterium contains these proteins:
- the pyk gene encoding pyruvate kinase; amino-acid sequence: MLADRRVKIVSTLGPASNTPQMIENLIRAGVNVFRLNFSHSSHEEHFKVFTHIRALSKKLNAPVTILQDLQGPKIRVGKLKEPILNLEDGKEITLTTEEVLGDEKRISIDYKKLHEFAKPGMKVLLDDGLIEMVIVSVKGKDIHCKIIFGGELKERKGVNIPGAQLDIECMTEKDFKDLEFGIKNEVDYIALSFVRHEDDIVKLRKILEERNSKARIVAKIEMLEALTRLEQIIHKSDAVMVARGDLAVEVGQTQLAQTQKSIIQLSNSLGKPVITATQMLESMTKNPRPTRAEVTDVSNAVLDGSDALMLSAETASGKYPVRCVQTMHEVIVEVERTIQHYYNLNVNAEFLSVAEAIAASACLTALKLNAKAIICLTTSGKTARLIASFRPKAQIFAATHVVDVLNKLELIWGIQTLTVDPYESSEGALQQIEAILLSFNLVEPGDKIILTLGIPVPERGTTNSLRVHTVQGNNLKPIEDLPLRFK
- a CDS encoding cyclic nucleotide-binding domain-containing protein: MADVSKKLEKGQLLFREGDASDSMYVVKKGRIAITKTKGDSEVELANMGPGQMFGEMAFFDQKPRSANARAMAESEIIALPFANLEAHFKAMPEWLKSMVKTINEHLREANKKIKILEKAQGADSKTFPPHTITKLCAIIGLVTERYGEKDDKGLVVPTTLLRNYTIQVFQEPTTKMEKMQQILQSIGVMTVEDLGEGKKKITILKHDFIMSFVEFYNDWLFKEESKRILVEEKDLPILKALLFYGRKQTPDDKGQVKVSLNAIQNESMKDLGYVVSLNDYASVIDKKLVGEKSSEKDGVAISYDFKMLDRIFPFWELIYIIDKYDRS